In one window of Streptomyces roseofulvus DNA:
- a CDS encoding endonuclease/exonuclease/phosphatase family protein: MNVRTIFRVFLALIFMLGIPSAVNSAQASATGLPTTLSAEVTPNPANPRFLSYNVCGGKCPVYQGNVTTWRDTMISAIDNWDADVVMLQEVCYGQWIHLRNALQSRVGGDQYDSIWHATRTYEGCGNQDNHKWGTWAGSSETENLFGLVILVKGSEPTITDRQVHWLPNPAAGEERALLCGLAPVKGRMTRVCNTHIDFKTASFMGGKWSYSNPRTQVEAVDYKMDEYAAAGEPIILGGDFNPPVSQAADESATKYTPNLSPLYHTGHQGGTGIFQEVDETDTNYFIKNNAADQPVCAGMSVCRSGEATADTCSTGNSAFVPIKLDFIFVSPKFTSVYGDSAACTPGMSDHRLLRGEAAWAS, from the coding sequence GTGAACGTGCGCACAATATTTCGGGTATTCCTGGCTCTGATCTTCATGCTGGGGATACCCTCCGCCGTCAACTCGGCCCAGGCCAGTGCCACCGGCCTCCCCACCACCCTCTCCGCCGAGGTGACGCCGAACCCGGCCAATCCTCGCTTTCTCTCCTACAACGTCTGTGGTGGGAAGTGCCCGGTCTACCAGGGCAACGTGACCACGTGGCGTGACACGATGATCAGCGCCATCGACAACTGGGACGCTGACGTCGTCATGCTCCAGGAGGTCTGCTACGGGCAGTGGATCCATCTCCGCAACGCCCTCCAGAGCCGGGTCGGGGGTGACCAGTACGACTCCATCTGGCATGCGACGAGGACGTACGAAGGCTGCGGCAACCAGGACAATCACAAGTGGGGCACGTGGGCGGGCTCCAGTGAGACCGAGAACCTGTTCGGCCTGGTGATCCTCGTCAAGGGCAGCGAGCCGACCATCACCGACCGTCAGGTGCACTGGCTGCCGAACCCCGCCGCTGGTGAAGAGCGGGCCCTGCTGTGCGGCCTCGCACCGGTCAAGGGGCGCATGACCCGCGTGTGCAACACGCACATCGACTTCAAGACCGCCTCCTTCATGGGTGGGAAGTGGTCTTACAGCAATCCCCGCACTCAGGTCGAAGCCGTCGACTACAAGATGGACGAGTACGCGGCCGCCGGCGAGCCGATCATTCTCGGCGGGGACTTCAACCCCCCTGTCAGCCAGGCCGCTGACGAGAGCGCCACGAAGTACACCCCCAACTTGTCTCCGCTCTACCACACCGGCCACCAGGGTGGCACCGGCATCTTCCAGGAGGTGGACGAGACGGACACCAACTACTTCATCAAGAACAACGCCGCGGACCAGCCTGTCTGTGCCGGCATGTCCGTGTGCCGTAGCGGTGAGGCGACCGCAGACACGTGCAGTACCGGGAACAGCGCCTTCGTTCCCATCAAGCTCGACTTCATCTTCGTGAGCCCGAAGTTCACCTCGGTCTACGGCGATTCCGCCGCGTGTACGCCGGGCATGTCGGACCACCGTCTCCTGCGAGGCGAAGCCGCCTGGGCAAGCTGA
- a CDS encoding ABC transporter permease — protein MSTLSLAVRDSSTMLRRNLLHARRYPSLTLNLLLTPVMLLLLFVYIFGDVMSAGMGGADRAAYVAYLVPGLLLMTIGSTVIGTAVSVSNDMSEGIIARFRTMAIHRPSVLVGHVVGSVLQSVASVVLVGAVGVAIGFRSTDATALEWLAAFGLLVLFATALTWIAVGMGLVSPNAEAASNNALPLIFLPLISSTFVPVAQMPGWFQPIAEYQPFTPAIETLRGLLLGTEIGHNGWIAIAWCAGLAVLGYVWSTRTFAKDPK, from the coding sequence ATGAGCACCCTGTCCCTCGCCGTCCGCGACTCGTCCACGATGCTCCGCCGCAACCTCCTGCACGCCCGGCGCTACCCCTCCCTCACCCTGAACCTGCTGCTCACGCCCGTGATGCTGCTCCTGCTCTTCGTGTACATCTTCGGCGACGTGATGAGCGCCGGCATGGGCGGCGCGGACCGCGCCGCGTACGTCGCCTACCTGGTGCCGGGCCTGCTGCTCATGACGATCGGCTCCACCGTGATCGGCACGGCGGTCTCCGTCTCGAACGACATGAGCGAGGGCATCATCGCCCGCTTCCGCACCATGGCGATCCACCGCCCGTCGGTCCTCGTCGGACACGTCGTCGGCAGCGTCCTCCAGTCGGTGGCGAGCGTGGTCCTCGTCGGCGCGGTGGGCGTGGCGATCGGCTTCCGCTCGACGGACGCCACGGCCCTGGAGTGGCTGGCCGCCTTCGGCCTGCTGGTGCTGTTCGCCACGGCGCTCACCTGGATCGCGGTCGGCATGGGCCTGGTCTCCCCCAACGCGGAGGCCGCGTCCAACAACGCCCTGCCGCTGATCTTCCTGCCGCTGATCTCCAGCACCTTCGTCCCGGTCGCGCAGATGCCGGGCTGGTTCCAGCCGATCGCCGAGTACCAGCCCTTCACCCCCGCCATCGAGACCCTCCGCGGCCTCCTCCTCGGCACCGAGATCGGCCACAACGGCTGGATCGCGATCGCCTGGTGCGCCGGCCTGGCCGTCCTCGGCTACGTCTGGTCGACGAGGACCTTCGCCAAGGACCCGAAGTAA
- a CDS encoding GNAT family N-acetyltransferase: MTRTLSTPPVIEAGALSVRPQPVLPAAGGLLLRPWAEPDAPVFLSAYADEALRRWHTRRPTSEEQIVGWFDGYREDWAREKGAHWAVTGATGEVLGRIALRGFDFDDGVAWAGYWVLPAARGAGVATRALTAVAAWALDEAGFHRVELEHSVHNAASCGVAGKAGFALEGTKRRAAVHDDGPHDMHLHARVRGD; the protein is encoded by the coding sequence ATGACCCGCACCCTGTCGACGCCGCCCGTCATCGAGGCCGGCGCGCTGTCCGTCCGCCCCCAGCCCGTCCTCCCCGCCGCCGGAGGGCTGCTGCTGCGCCCCTGGGCGGAGCCCGACGCCCCCGTCTTCCTCTCCGCGTACGCGGACGAGGCCCTGCGGCGCTGGCACACCCGCCGCCCCACCTCCGAGGAGCAGATCGTCGGCTGGTTCGACGGCTACCGCGAGGACTGGGCGCGGGAGAAGGGCGCCCACTGGGCGGTCACCGGCGCGACCGGGGAGGTCCTCGGCCGGATAGCCCTGCGCGGCTTCGACTTCGACGACGGCGTCGCCTGGGCCGGCTACTGGGTGCTGCCGGCCGCCCGGGGCGCCGGGGTGGCCACCCGCGCCCTGACGGCGGTCGCCGCCTGGGCGCTGGACGAGGCGGGCTTCCACCGCGTGGAGCTGGAGCACTCGGTCCACAACGCGGCCTCCTGCGGCGTCGCCGGGAAGGCCGGCTTCGCCCTGGAGGGCACCAAGCGCAGGGCCGCCGTCCACGACGACGGCCCCCACGACATGCACCTGCACGCGCGCGTGCGGGGCGACTGA
- a CDS encoding DUF4097 family beta strand repeat-containing protein: MQTFATTAPITTVVDIPAGHLRFIAADRADATVDIRPARPGKSRDVKAAEDTTVTYADGVLTITAPEAKNQLFGPSGAVEVTVQLPAGSRVQARAAGAELRGVGRLGDVSYESAQGPVKLDEAATVRLALQDGDITIGRLNGPADLTTARGDLRITEATTGTVVLATQSGSITVGAARGTAATLDAGTSYGRIHNTLQNAKGTGADLTIRATTSYGDITAHAN; encoded by the coding sequence ATGCAGACCTTCGCCACCACCGCCCCGATCACCACCGTCGTCGACATCCCCGCCGGCCACCTCCGCTTCATCGCCGCCGACCGGGCCGACGCCACCGTCGACATCCGCCCCGCCCGCCCCGGCAAGAGCCGCGACGTCAAGGCCGCCGAGGACACCACCGTCACCTACGCCGACGGCGTCCTCACCATCACCGCCCCCGAGGCGAAGAACCAGCTCTTCGGCCCCTCCGGCGCCGTCGAGGTCACCGTCCAGCTCCCCGCCGGCTCCCGCGTCCAGGCCAGGGCCGCCGGCGCCGAACTCCGCGGCGTCGGACGCCTCGGCGACGTCAGCTACGAAAGCGCCCAGGGCCCGGTCAAGCTCGACGAGGCCGCCACCGTCCGCCTCGCCCTCCAGGACGGCGACATCACCATCGGCCGCCTCAACGGCCCCGCCGACCTCACCACCGCCCGCGGCGACCTCCGCATCACCGAGGCCACCACCGGCACCGTCGTCCTCGCCACCCAGTCCGGCTCCATCACCGTCGGCGCCGCCCGCGGCACCGCCGCCACCCTCGACGCCGGCACCTCCTACGGCCGCATCCACAACACCCTGCAGAACGCCAAGGGCACCGGCGCCGACCTCACCATCCGCGCCACCACGTCGTACGGCGACATCACCGCCCACGCCAACTGA
- a CDS encoding DUF397 domain-containing protein, with the protein METNWSLAGASWRKSSYSSDTGGQCIEVADLSAHIAVRDSKNPEGPAFLASPAAFAAFVSAAAEGRIGR; encoded by the coding sequence ATGGAGACCAACTGGAGCCTGGCGGGAGCGAGCTGGCGTAAGTCTTCGTACAGCTCCGACACCGGCGGGCAGTGCATCGAGGTCGCCGACCTCTCCGCCCACATCGCCGTCCGCGACTCCAAGAACCCCGAAGGCCCCGCCTTCCTCGCGTCGCCCGCCGCCTTCGCGGCGTTCGTGAGCGCCGCCGCCGAGGGGCGCATCGGCCGCTGA
- a CDS encoding DUF4259 domain-containing protein, which translates to MGTWDIGPFDNDTAADFSYRVDEAADGKKADVLLAAFREVTGAGEEYLDADFGAEAIAAAALVAAQCPGGEAVTSYGPKKPLGDLPVELRAEAVAALDRVLAEPSELLELWEESDGEEWKAGVLKLRGVLTGA; encoded by the coding sequence ATGGGGACCTGGGACATCGGACCGTTCGACAACGACACCGCCGCCGACTTCTCGTACCGGGTGGACGAGGCCGCCGACGGGAAGAAGGCGGACGTGCTGCTCGCGGCGTTCCGGGAGGTGACCGGGGCCGGGGAGGAGTATCTGGACGCGGACTTCGGCGCGGAGGCGATCGCGGCCGCCGCGCTGGTGGCGGCGCAGTGCCCGGGCGGAGAGGCGGTGACCTCCTACGGGCCGAAGAAGCCGCTGGGTGACCTGCCGGTGGAGCTGCGGGCGGAGGCCGTCGCCGCGCTCGACCGGGTGCTCGCCGAGCCGTCCGAACTCCTGGAGCTGTGGGAGGAGTCGGACGGTGAGGAGTGGAAGGCGGGGGTGCTGAAGCTGCGGGGGGTGCTGACGGGGGCCTGA
- a CDS encoding GbsR/MarR family transcriptional regulator, with product MPGGRLTQQERQQIALGLGDGLAYAEIARRLDRPTSTVTREVMRNGGPTAYRPDLAHRATESRARRRRTAGGDARPVARGDGRDATAVRDYEEAFATVFMQSGLPRMTARVLAALYATDAGSLTAGELGERLQVSAGSISKAVAFLESQSLIRRERDDRRRERYIVDDELWYQSMIAAAKANEQMVEIARQGVAVLGPGTPAAARLENVARFMDFVSEGIVRAAEQAREILLTKPAEPEPESPGSDAD from the coding sequence ATGCCGGGAGGCAGGCTCACCCAGCAGGAACGTCAGCAGATCGCGCTGGGACTGGGCGACGGGCTCGCCTATGCGGAGATCGCCAGGCGCCTCGACCGCCCCACCTCCACCGTCACGCGCGAGGTCATGCGCAACGGCGGCCCCACCGCCTACCGCCCCGACCTGGCCCACCGCGCCACCGAGAGCCGCGCCCGCCGGCGCCGGACCGCCGGCGGCGACGCCCGGCCCGTCGCGCGGGGCGACGGGCGCGACGCCACGGCCGTGCGCGACTACGAGGAGGCGTTCGCCACCGTCTTCATGCAGAGCGGTCTGCCCCGCATGACGGCCCGCGTCCTCGCCGCCCTCTACGCCACCGACGCGGGCAGTCTCACCGCCGGCGAACTCGGCGAGCGGCTCCAGGTCAGCGCCGGGTCCATCTCCAAGGCCGTCGCCTTCCTGGAGAGCCAGAGCCTGATCCGCCGCGAGCGCGACGACCGCCGCCGCGAGCGGTACATCGTCGACGACGAGCTCTGGTACCAGTCGATGATCGCCGCCGCCAAGGCCAACGAGCAGATGGTCGAGATCGCCCGGCAGGGCGTCGCCGTCCTCGGTCCCGGCACCCCGGCCGCCGCCCGCCTGGAGAACGTCGCCCGCTTCATGGACTTCGTGAGCGAAGGGATCGTCCGCGCCGCCGAACAGGCCCGGGAGATCCTGCTGACGAAGCCCGCGGAGCCCGAGCCGGAGTCGCCGGGGTCGGACGCGGACTAG
- a CDS encoding cupin domain-containing protein — protein sequence MSNEPLSLSAALASFDALWSPRIVTRVNDYDVRVAKVAGEHLWHAHDDTDEFFLVLDGELHISLREPAGERTVRLPTGSVFTVPRGTEHKPYAPAGASLLLFEPTGTSTVGDRHDEVPSHVDATTGHALQL from the coding sequence ATGAGCAACGAACCCCTCTCCCTCTCCGCCGCCCTCGCCTCGTTCGACGCGCTGTGGAGCCCCAGGATCGTGACCCGCGTCAACGACTACGACGTGCGTGTCGCCAAGGTCGCCGGCGAGCACCTGTGGCACGCGCACGACGACACCGACGAGTTCTTCCTCGTCCTCGACGGCGAGCTGCACATCTCCCTGCGCGAACCGGCCGGCGAGCGCACGGTCCGCCTCCCGACGGGCTCGGTCTTCACCGTCCCCCGGGGCACCGAGCACAAGCCGTACGCCCCCGCCGGCGCGTCCCTCCTCCTCTTCGAGCCCACCGGCACCTCCACGGTCGGCGACCGCCACGACGAGGTCCCGTCCCACGTGGACGCGACGACGGGCCACGCGCTGCAACTGTGA
- a CDS encoding GlxA family transcriptional regulator: MAQESSQAARRRSLHRVVVIVDANSNPFELGCASEVFGLRRPELGEGRELLYDFRLCSPEPETVMRDGFFTLSGVRGLDAADTADTVIVPNRPDIAVPRRPAVLDAIRRAHARGARLIGFCSGAFTLAEAGVLDGRRATAHWQWADAFRARFPAVRFEEDVLFVDDGDILTAAGSAAALDLGLYVVRRDHGAEIATAVSRRLVFAAHRDGGQRQFIERPVPPVPDESLAPLLAWAQERLDRPLTVTDLAARAAVSPATLHRRFRAELGTTPLAWLTGERVTLARRLLERGEARLDVVARRTGLGTAANLRALVRRETGLSPSAYRRRFGPDAAGASR; encoded by the coding sequence ATGGCGCAAGAATCCTCGCAGGCCGCCCGGCGGCGGTCGCTCCACCGGGTCGTCGTGATCGTCGACGCCAACTCCAACCCGTTCGAGCTCGGCTGTGCCAGCGAGGTCTTCGGACTGCGGCGGCCCGAGCTGGGGGAGGGGCGCGAGCTGCTCTACGACTTCCGGCTCTGCTCGCCGGAGCCGGAGACGGTCATGCGGGACGGCTTCTTCACGCTGTCCGGGGTCCGGGGGCTCGACGCCGCCGACACGGCCGACACCGTCATCGTGCCCAACCGGCCCGACATCGCCGTGCCGCGCCGGCCCGCCGTCCTCGACGCGATCCGGCGGGCGCACGCGCGCGGGGCGCGGCTGATCGGCTTCTGCAGCGGGGCGTTCACGCTGGCCGAGGCGGGGGTGCTGGACGGGCGGCGGGCCACCGCGCACTGGCAGTGGGCGGACGCCTTCCGCGCGCGCTTCCCGGCCGTACGGTTCGAGGAGGACGTCCTCTTCGTCGACGACGGCGACATCCTCACGGCGGCGGGGAGCGCGGCCGCCCTGGACCTCGGGCTGTACGTGGTCCGGCGCGACCACGGCGCCGAGATCGCCACCGCCGTCAGCCGGCGGCTCGTCTTCGCCGCCCACCGCGACGGCGGACAACGGCAGTTCATCGAGCGGCCGGTCCCGCCGGTCCCCGACGAGTCCCTGGCGCCCCTGCTCGCCTGGGCGCAGGAACGCCTCGACCGCCCGCTGACCGTGACCGACCTGGCGGCCCGCGCCGCCGTGAGCCCGGCGACGCTGCACCGGCGGTTCCGGGCGGAGCTGGGGACGACCCCGCTCGCCTGGCTGACGGGGGAGCGGGTGACGCTGGCCCGGCGGCTCCTGGAGCGCGGCGAGGCACGCCTGGACGTGGTGGCCCGGCGTACCGGACTCGGCACGGCGGCGAACCTGCGGGCGCTGGTGCGCCGGGAGACGGGCCTGTCGCCGTCCGCGTACCGGCGGCGGTTCGGGCCGGACGCCGCCGGAGCGTCCCGCTGA
- a CDS encoding ATP-binding cassette domain-containing protein — protein sequence MTHPAIAANGLRKSYGDKVVLDGVDLTVPQGTVFALLGPNGAGKTTAVKILSTLVSADSGQASVAGHDLSRSPQAVRAAIGVTGQFSAVDGLITGEENMLLMADLHHLPKAEGRRVTAELLARFDLLDAAKKPASTYSGGMKRRLDIAMTLVGDPRIIFLDEPTTGLDPRSRHTMWQIIRALVADGVTVFLTTQYLEEADQLADRIAVLNGGRIVAEGTADQLKRQIPGGHVRLRFTDPDAYRSASDALREATGDDEALTLQIANDGSQRALRALLDRLDTAGIEADELTVHTPDLDDVFFALTATTVPAQPKETAR from the coding sequence ATGACGCACCCCGCGATCGCGGCGAACGGTCTGCGCAAGTCGTACGGCGACAAGGTCGTCCTCGACGGAGTCGACCTGACCGTCCCCCAGGGCACGGTCTTCGCCCTGCTCGGTCCGAACGGCGCCGGCAAGACGACCGCCGTGAAGATCCTCTCCACACTCGTCTCCGCCGACTCCGGCCAGGCGTCCGTCGCCGGCCACGACCTGAGCCGCTCCCCGCAGGCCGTCCGAGCCGCCATCGGCGTCACCGGCCAGTTCTCCGCGGTCGACGGCCTGATCACCGGCGAGGAGAACATGCTCCTCATGGCCGACCTGCACCACCTGCCCAAGGCCGAGGGACGCAGGGTCACCGCCGAACTCCTCGCCCGCTTCGACCTCCTGGACGCCGCGAAGAAGCCCGCCTCCACCTACTCCGGCGGCATGAAACGCCGCCTCGACATCGCCATGACCCTCGTCGGCGACCCCAGGATCATCTTCCTCGACGAACCCACCACCGGCCTCGACCCCCGCTCCCGCCACACCATGTGGCAGATCATCCGCGCACTCGTCGCCGACGGCGTCACCGTCTTCCTCACCACCCAGTACCTCGAAGAAGCCGACCAACTCGCCGACCGCATCGCCGTCCTCAACGGCGGCCGCATCGTCGCCGAAGGCACCGCCGACCAGCTCAAACGCCAGATCCCCGGCGGCCACGTCCGCCTCCGCTTCACCGACCCCGACGCCTATCGCAGCGCCTCCGACGCGCTGCGCGAGGCGACGGGGGACGACGAGGCCCTGACCCTCCAGATCGCGAACGACGGCAGCCAGCGGGCGCTCCGGGCGCTCCTCGACCGGCTCGACACGGCCGGCATCGAGGCGGACGAACTCACCGTCCACACCCCGGACCTCGACGACGTCTTCTTCGCCCTCACCGCCACCACCGTCCCCGCCCAGCCGAAGGAGACCGCCCGATGA
- a CDS encoding DUF1349 domain-containing protein, with product MNAAASSGSPLPLGLAWVTAPAAWSLDGDVLAVTAAARTDLFTDPLDGTRRNDAALALTAPPDGEWQLAARVRVGFAGAWDAGALVVLADDEHWAKLTFEQAPDGTAGVFSVVTRGRSDDAVAAPVTVDALWLRISRTGDRYAFHSSEEGEQWRLVRQFALGADGPVRVGVVAQSPVGEGCRAEFDGLRLTPTPLAHLFDGR from the coding sequence ATGAACGCCGCAGCCTCTTCCGGTTCCCCGCTTCCGCTCGGCCTGGCGTGGGTGACCGCGCCCGCTGCCTGGTCCCTCGACGGTGACGTCCTGGCCGTCACCGCCGCAGCCCGCACCGACCTGTTCACCGATCCGCTGGACGGCACCCGGCGGAACGACGCCGCGCTCGCGCTGACCGCGCCGCCGGACGGCGAATGGCAGCTCGCCGCGCGGGTACGGGTCGGGTTCGCCGGCGCGTGGGACGCCGGGGCGCTCGTCGTCCTCGCCGACGACGAGCACTGGGCCAAGCTCACCTTCGAGCAGGCCCCCGACGGGACGGCCGGGGTCTTCTCCGTCGTCACCCGGGGGCGGTCGGACGACGCCGTCGCCGCACCGGTGACCGTGGACGCGCTGTGGCTGCGGATCAGCCGGACCGGCGACCGCTACGCCTTCCACTCGTCCGAGGAGGGCGAACAGTGGCGGCTGGTACGCCAGTTCGCGCTCGGCGCGGACGGGCCGGTGCGGGTCGGAGTCGTCGCGCAGTCGCCCGTCGGGGAGGGCTGCCGGGCCGAGTTCGACGGCCTCCGGCTCACCCCGACGCCCCTGGCCCACCTGTTCGACGGACGGTGA